From one Suricata suricatta isolate VVHF042 chromosome 8, meerkat_22Aug2017_6uvM2_HiC, whole genome shotgun sequence genomic stretch:
- the C8H1orf162 gene encoding transmembrane protein C1orf162 homolog produces the protein MGGGHSAPQCDNNGQSDTATPTPTPYFWERTNIQYLLLAFFAGVALTLLLLAFIFFIVWSYRKCHSSPWALDPPLDPHSSQDPQAKLSSPEEALTYASMTFNASEGKSHHVTEKVIYSQIKVTNSPDLPSEA, from the exons ATGGGAGGAGGTCATTCCGCACCCCAATGCGACAACA ACGGACAAAGCGACACAGCCACTCCAACACCTACGCCCTACTTCTGGGAGCGCACCAA CATACAGTATTTGCTCCTGGCCTTTTTTGCTGGGGTCGCACTGACGCTGCTCCTGTTGGCCTTTATCTTCTTCATCGTATGGAGCTACAGGAAAT GTCACTCTAGTCCCTGGGCCTTGGATCCTCCCTTAGATCCTCACTCCAGCCAGGATCCTCAGGCCAAG CTTTCATCCCCGGAGGAAGCACTCACCTATGCCAGCATGACTTTCAATGCCTCAGAAGGAAAGAGCCATCACGTGACTGAGAAGGTCATCTACTCTCAGATCAAAGTGACAAACTCACCGGACCTTCCCAGTGAGGCTTGA